From Aegilops tauschii subsp. strangulata cultivar AL8/78 chromosome 5, Aet v6.0, whole genome shotgun sequence:
AAAGTTAGAATAAAATCGAGTATACCCAAATAAGAATTGGAGGTAACTATAACCAAATATTTCCCCAACAATAGCTCAAAAGAGAGAGCTCACAACTTGGAAATTAAACAACCAATCGGGATAATTTTGAAATTAGTTCCAGAACACATGCATGATTTCAGCTTTCATTCCGAAACAACATCATGAGTGAGGCTGGACGTACCGAGCGGGCTTTTCGGCCCGTTCGGTCTTGGCCCGCTCGGTCCTGGCTCGCTCTGGAAATTGGACGGTCCGGTCTGCCAAATTGGGCCCGAAAAAATGTCGGTCCGGTCCGGTCTTTAACCGGGCCGACCGAGCGGACCGAGAAAACACCGCGACAGCCGCCGCCGTTCTTCGTCGTCGCGGCCACCAGCAGCGCTAGGGCGAACCACCGTGTCTCCAATCTTGCCCTCCCCTTCCATTCTCACCTCCCCGTGTCGTCCTAGCATCttgccgccgctcgccgtcgctGTCGTGTGTGCACCGCAGCCGCTCTCGAGTTCTCGACCATGGCATCGACCCCAACCGTTGCACCAATTCCTGCCATGGCAGCGCTTCTCGCCGTGGAGACTAGTGCCATGGCAGCCACTTCAGCAGAGCAAGCACGCACGTAGGCCACCAAACGGATCGTGGGAGAAACGCTGCCGTGATTTTTGGATCGTGGGAGAAATGCTCGGCCGAGATTTTTGGATCGTGGGAGTAATGCGGCAAGTACAATATTGTTTTGGAAGGCGCTAAATTTAGCGGCGGCTTCCTATAATCACGCGTTATCGATCCCACGCTGCCGTTCCTTTTATTGAGCCGAACAGAAAATAGAAAGTACGAGAGAAAATGGGTTTGATCCAAAAATCATGGCGTCATTTGACGACCTTCTCCACGTTAGATTTGATCCGCTAATCAAGGCAAGGCCCCCACAGAGAAAATCATGGGCTCATGCACGCGCAACATTACTTGCATGCAACAGAAAAAAGTGCTAAGATATACATCGTGTGCAGGTCCAAAGATGATTTGCATGATGGAGTCTGTAGTATGATTTTAGCTAACAGGTCTATCCCAAAAAAGAAAAGATGTTTGCATTTGTATCAGAAGCATGTTTCCAACATGCCATAGGAAGGAAGCACCATTACTCACGTCAAAGTATCTCTTAAAAACTACACCTTCACTTCGGCATATTGGAAAGCATTTCATATAACGGACTAAAGGATGATGATAATATTCATAAGTCCTAAAACAGGAATGGCATGCCCTGAAATCTGTAGTCACGTTCTCTCATTTTCATTTCTTTATCCCAAAATGTACCTAAAAGAAAACTTTGGCTGATCTCTTTGAAATTTGAATGTTTTCTGCAACTTCGTTATATGAAACCGCTCtgaagtttggaccagatttctGCAGAAGAAAAGGCAAGTTGCCATTCACTCATGTAGCTCAAATCTGGGGCTGGTGACAATTAGTATCGTCCTGATTTGTACTAACATTGTACAGTAATGGATTACTTCTATCTCGCCCACAATATGAACTATGGACAGCTAAGATGCGGCACTATATACTTGTATATTCTTAAAATGCCATTTTTTCCCTTCTAGGTGCTGACTAATTTGAATTATTCAAAATTATCATTGAGAAACCATTATGATTCTTCCTACTATGTATTGGATGGACTTGAAGGTCACTATAAAACTTTTCAGAGGTTATAGTAATAGTGTATTCAAAAGTTTTCCAGGTTATAGAAACTGTGGGTGCCAAAAAAACATACTTCCAAGTTACTCGTATGACAAAAAACTAATGGAGATACCAACTCAAGTCATCGGAACCTTGGATAATATTGCAGTTAAGGAAAGTTCTCCAAGTTGCAATCAGTTAGCAACCAACAAATGTTAGAACTGAACCTCAAACACGTCTAACAAAATGTCACCTCTTTAAGAATTTAAAGAGAACGAATGGCCTGCACATACATTCCCCTGCTTATCTGTAGTGTACGTAGTTCTATTAGTCCACGGCAAATGGACTACATTTGGTGCTTCGGCAGATTTCCTGGTGATATGGAAGACAAATATTACAAACACCAGACATGAGAGTAAAATGTTGAACAATTAGTATTATGAAATATGGGTAAATAGCAAAAGTGATCAAAGCGGTTTGAAAACATGAAGATACGCACACATATTTTTAACTTTACATACTATAGAGTTATGGAGCTGCAAGTGATGTGCGTTTATAAATAATAATCACAACACTTAGGATGCCATCTACACCTAGGATTGCATATTAAATTCATATAATCGGTTCTTCAGCTTCAATTAATTCAAAATTGTGTGTATGCATatctagtagtactagtatatgATAAGGAACAGAATTGTTGGCACATGGCCGATGCAGCCCTCGACTGGGAGAGCACTTCCGGGCGTGAACGATGTGCTCATAGTACATAGCTGGTTCAAGGAGCTGATCGATTGATCCCCGAAGATGTGCACCGGTGAACGTACACAACTTAGGCTGCCCTGCCTTGATTGATTTCTATGCTGATGCACACGATAGAGGAAGACTGCATACACATGGATTTCTCGCCGGCTAGAAGCGCACAAAGGACACACGCACCCGACGTTCATTGGTTCGCCATAGGTGCAACGCTACAGCGAGAGGAGAGAAGCAAGATGTGATCTGGTGGCATACGCCATCTCTTACCTCAAATCGGCCATCAAGTTTGCTCCGAGGCCCACATCGACCCGTCCACCGCACTATACGCCATGTCGATTGTCGAACATCAAGCTAGCGAACGACGTACAAGACTTACCGTCACTAGAGCAAATTTCTTTTTTAGGAGTAGAGATTGAGGAAGCACATATTTCCAAATTGCTCGCATGCTCTCATTTTGAGTCCAATTGGCTTGAGAGGCAACACAATCCACCTAAGCCTGAACTTAATTATACAACTTGGACCAGGTCTCACACATATTTGTGCATCCATGCTTATTTAGTTGGTCTTGTTTGTTATATagatcatgatgaccatgccgtCAATAAATTTTATTGGGTCTATGTGAAACAAATTTGAAACTAGACTACACGCAGACTAAAAATCAACCGATCTTTATAATCTTATGTTACTAATTTATTTTATTGGAGTTATACTCAAATTAATCCCAAAACCCAAAGGTTTTGGAATTAATTTTAGCATATGAGAGGAGGAAACAGATTCCATAATAACCTATGTAGGTTATCTGCCTTTGGAAGTATTTTTTTATTGGATTATCCATGTCCAATTTAATTTACTTGCAAAGTTTCAGTTTTTTAGTGATCATTTGCTCTTTCTTTTGACTTAAGTTGACTTCTGCATTTATTACTTTTTTGAGATAGATTTCTACATTTTCTTTAATATTTTTGAGACATACATTTTCTTTAATTGGAAAAGCAGTTCCAGCCAGGCCATTATTTCTCTAGCCCAATATCTCTCTTCCGAGGCCCACAGACcaactcctctctctctccattTTATTATTTTCTTTAAATCTTTTCCAGCTGGGCCATTGCAACGCGTTCTTCTTCTGTACAGATACAGAAACGGCAGCCGCGCGTGATTGCCTCGGGTTGCTATCTCCTCCGTCCCTGACTCCCAGTTCCCATTCCCCTCCCCGAACCCTCACCTCCACCGATCCaccatgccgccgccgccgccgccggtacTATCGCTGCCCGACGAGCTCATCGAGGAGGTCTTCTTCCGCCTCCCGCCGGACGAGCCCGAGCACCTCGCGCGCGCCTCCCTCGCCTGCAAGCTCTGGCTCGGCCTCCTCACCGGACCTAccttccgtcgtcgctaccgcgacttCCATGGAGCTCCCCCCATGATGGGCTTCCTTTATTCCTGGCGGCTATTCTCCCGCCAACGGTCGGAGGACCCCCTCGTCCCACAGTTCTTACCCACCACGAAATTTGGCGCGCGCATTCCGGATGACGGCTGGGGGGACTCCAAGTGCGCTGTGTTGGACTGCCGCCATGGTCGCGTTCTCCTTGGGGACTATGATGAACACATGCCGCTCCTTGTTTGGGACCCCATGACAGGCTGCCGGACTAAGCTGGAATCACCCCAAAGATACAATATGCCCTCGACCACTGAGCTCGGTGGAGCCGCCGTGCTCTGTGCCGTGACAGGATGTGACCACCGCGCGTGCCATCAGGGCCCCTTCCGGGTTGTCTTCTTCGGCATGAGCACGCATGATGGTGATCATTGTACTATACACGTGTCGGTGTCCTCCCCGGAGACGGGTGAGTGGAGCGAGCCGTGCCCTGGTCTTGATCTTGGCATTGATTCATTCATGGTGCCAGTGCCCCCGGTCGTCATCCAAGACGCACTTTACTTTATCCATAATATTCCTAATCTCAGAGTAGGAATTCTCAAATACGACATGGGCTCTAATTGCTTATCGCAGATTGATGCGCCACGGGCATGGGCTGTCAGTGACGACGCCACTATCCTCATGGCTATGAAGGACGATAGTTTGGGTTTTGCACAAGTGAATAGGTTAACCCTCTACCTATGGTCAAGGAAGATGGGTTTTGATGGACTTGCTTCATGGACAAAGCATAGAGTCATCAATCTCAAGAACCTTCTCCCCATCCAAAATCCTGATAAAAGACTTAGACTGGTTGGATCTGTGGAGGGCAGGGATATTGTTTTCGTGACCACAGAACTTGGTATCTATGAGATTGATCTTAAGTCGCTACAGTGGAAGAAGCTATGGAAGAGAGAAAAATTCCTTAGATTGATTCCGTACATGAGTTTCCACAATCCACACGGTATATCTCTATGTCCTTCCTTTTGTGATTTGGGACAACTCATAAGTAATACTACCTCCATCCCACaatgtaagacatttttgcaAGCTAAAACAACTTGCAAAAACTTCTTATATTatggaaggagggagtaatatattggTTAGCCAAACAAACAAAATAATTGAATGGTTAATTAGAAAGAAAGTTATATTTGATGTTTCATTTTGTGATAATATATCTGCTTGGCCAAACTTTTACTGCTATGTACAATCGAATGTTATACCTTGTTGGCAATTTTATATAGTGTTGTGTCTTCTCCTTTTGGAATCACACTGACAAATCTACATTTGCAGAAATGGCGATCCCTTGCGATGCGGCTCATTAACAATGTACGATTGAATATGACTAAGGCAGTCATCAATAGGAAAGATGACCACCAGTTGGAGGCGACATGGTCTTGTGATGAATATGAAGTATCTGGCCGCTTATTGGTGCAATGGTGCTTGTTTTCTCATAGGTTTGGTAGCTTTCGTCAGTACCCTTAATAAATTTTCCATGTTAGTGGCATGCGTTGTGAATTGATGGATTGTCCTTGTACTCAGCACCAGCAATGTGCCCTGTTGTTTATTTGTTTGGAAATATTTTCATGATCCCTTTTGTTTTAAACTACAGTTTGCCCTCCCAAGCTTTGATCCAATGACTAAATTCATCTCACAAAAGTGGGAAAACTCATGAGCAGATGATGAGGGCATGTCCAGAGCTAGTGGTTTCTGTCTCTGAAGGGATCATGTGATGATACTTTCTGCATGTTAGCTTGCTGATGTCTCGTAATTAATAATCTTATGGATTTAATGACAACCGACTAACACATCCGCAAGCTTGGGAGTTGGGGCCATGGTGGCGCCTCGCCGGAGCCTTTCACCATCGTTTGGTGGGATTGATAGGGCGCAGCCGCCACAGGCCACGGGGAGAGAAACTGAATTGGGGGAATACGTAGGGAGAGATATATGGTTTTCGGTTTTTTTACACCAGTTTATGAGCTAAGGGGTAAGATGGTCAATTTCAAAAAGAACTGACAAGATTTGTCTGCTGTTACACGGTCAAAGCCCAGTCAACTGACGGTAGTGGCATACATGCACACGGTGCAAAATTTCGGTGGCATATTTAGGAGAAGGAAATTTTGAGTGGCATATGAGAGTATATATGGACAAATTTTCACTGGCATATATGGAATTCACCCAATCTTTTTTGCCTGTAAATATTCCCTTGGAATATTTTCTCTTCCTATTATTAACTACATATGTCAGTTGGATTTCTCAAATAGCTAAGCAGCCACAGGTGGTGCCGGGTCGGATGGTTTCGTTCCTGACTGTTTTGAGACATCCCATGTGACGTGGTGGTATTTCACCTGGACAGTTTATGCTCTAGAATGTACAACTACTTGTACTTTAGTTCTGGACTTCTGGCTGTGTAACATCTATGGCACATATCGTCTCGCTGTGGCCACTGCTATGCAGTTCAGAATACAGGAAAATGATATATAGTCTGAAGTTATTTCAAAATCCAGGGCGATTGTAATTTTTGTTGTATGTTCAGGTATCATCTTACTAGTGAACTCTAACTACATTCTAGTTTCAAAATTTTCTAAACAAAATCACTCATGTACGAAGCTACTATTTTCTTTCTTGGCCCAAGAGATGATGATGCTTCTGCATGCTGCTGTCTACATGGCAGGTGTTATTTTCCTTGTTTAGTGCTGCAGGGAGAAGAGGGGAACGTGAGGAATAAACGCCCCAGCCAGGCTCTCGCACTCGGCAGCCTGCAGGAACAGACACATGTGAACTCCCGAGCGAGCCCAGATTCAACACAGTGCCATAGCGCTGAAGCAACCAACAGTCAACCCCATGGATCAAACATTCGTGAAATCTTTAACAATAACTTAGCACCATCCTTGCCAGTCTTTTATCACCACTTACAGTCTGTAGGTACAACACAAACATAACTAGTGTGTTTATAAGACATAAAAATAGAATATCAGGGACGGGAGCACTTTCGGAATATCAGAACAGTCATTTATACATACCACAGCCAGCACACTCTCATCAAAAAACATCTTGGATATAAAAAACCAAAAATTTCATACAAGAAGGAACGATGGAGAAGAACAATCCCGATCTTACAATTATGGGCAAATAAAGAATTGTTATCAGTGCCCTTCATTGCATGAACAACACAAAACAAGGATCATAAATAGTTACCTCAAGATTTGGTGTCTTCCCTGTTTGGACATAGTAACAAATCGGTACGATCACTACTGAAATTCGGTTGTTTGCCGAGTGCCGGGAGTAATCGGCAAAGGCCAAAAAGACTCACAAAGGGTACGGCAAGTGTTGCACTCAGCAAACTCCCTTTTGGCACGTGCTTCGTCAAGTCCTTTCCGTTAGGTACTCGGCAAACTAGCGGTACTTAGCAAAATAAAATAGCTTGACGAGCAGCCAACGGAATCAACGCTTGCCATGTGGCCAGCAAGGTTTGCGAGTGCCTCAGTTTGATACTCAGCAAAGGACCCACCGGAGGGCACCATGTATCCACAAGGTTTTTCTGAGTACCCTTGAGCAGACACTCGGCAAAGAGCCCTCATTTTTCCCATGTTCCCTAAGGAAGATACTCAGCAAAGGCGGGCCCACGCGAGGGCTCCACAAGTTCATTGGTTTTCCAGGTTCCCCGAGACGACTTTCGGCAAACAGCCCTCGACAGAGGGGCTACCTGGCTAGCTGACACGCCAGGACGTGCTACGCATCCGGCTCTACCAAGTCCCCAGGGAGACACTCAACAAAGAATCCCAGAAGGTACGAGATCAAACCACGTGTACCCTTTGCCAAGTGTAACACTCGAGAAACATATGGTCAACACTTGTTTAGTTTAGTTTTGCAATTAGCCATGTAATAACTCATATATAGCAATTCATATATCATGACATCCCACATAGCACAAGCACTGAAACATTATATACAAACCTTTCCTCGACATATATCACAAAGTCTCAAGCACAAATTCACAAGCACACAAACACAAGCATGAGTACATAAGGTCCACAAGCCCAAATTTCTCAATATAACCTGAAGCCTATGTATTTCCAAACGTTGAAGACTGGTGTCGCACCATCTTTAGGCATCATTCGATTTCATTTGATCCAACTGTAAGCATGAGATAGTAAGATAACTAATGAGGACAAAAATGAAgattgaaaagttcaaagagaaCTCACAAAGATGAAGCCAGGagcatgcagaggaggaagggtTGGCATCTCTGGCGGAGCTGTGCCATGCAGAGCATAAAGATTCTGGCTCGTCTACGGTTGTTGAGCCAACATCGCCTGCATTTGCATACGATTCGCATCCTGCTCTCCCTTTGTTAATCATGATGTTAATAAACAGAGAATAACTCCGGGGGGGATAAAGAAACAAAACTGCACGTACAAGTACATCTTGAATAATCCATGCATAGGGCACCCAACAATAAACATcccataagagcatctccaacagctgGCCTAAAATAGGGCATCAAAAagtgatttttttaatttttagaCAAAGAAATTTTTTATTTTCCAACAGCTGCCCAAAAATAGGGCACCAAAACATCAAAACTAAACAAGATCATTGCAAATTCGATCCAAACATGCTAGCATTCGAAGTTTTAAACATGCAAACTTAAACATAGTTCGGGTACGATCATGCAAACACACATAGTTCAAGTACAAAATGCAAACTTAGAATACCAATAACTACAGACAACTAATAGTGAGGAAGATCACTCCAGTCAATGTTGGAATGCACCACACCATGAACATTGTACACATATGTACATatactcacccctatgaacgtgtgtatgtgtgcatatcatcttgagattgatgAAATCACCATACGCGCCTCCGTAGACGACGAGAATATCTCCTCCACTGAACGAATATCATCAGGAAGTctaaataaatccagaaaaatgtgATTATCAGTGTCAACTCTAGTACAATTTAAACCCTGATGGGCTATTTTCACCACAAAGAGCCTTGCCATCTGAGCTTGGCTCATTTTGCTATTAAGATCATAGTTTGATGGACCTGATTATGTTACCACAACCCTGCATTTTCTAGGACTagtttttttttgggggggaATGCATTTTCTACTTGTTTACTCTCTTTTTTAGAAGCTCTTTGAGAAAAGTGGTATGCTACTCCTGTCATGACAGAGCACTAATTGTTGTTAATTGATTGGCTTCAACGCAGCAGCAGTTAATTGCCTCCTCGTGCGCGCACATGCTGAGCACAAGAAAGAAAAAGCTTGAAATATATACCTACCACCCCAACCATGCACACACCACACCATGACCATAGTGGAGTTTCCTGCCTCTTTCCAAAGCACACCGCGTGCATCTCTCACTTTGCTTTAATTAACTATTATTCCCTTAACACCGCGTATCTCTCTCGCTTTGCTTAACGGACACATGTATCCACTGGAGTACATCATATATATCCACACAGAGTCTCTCTGCAGCTAGCCTCCATCTCCGTCCACTTTGACTTGACCCTCCACCGATCCACCATGCCTCAAACACTGCCGGACGACCTCCTTGAGGAGGTcttcctccgcctcccgccgggCGAGCCCGAGCACCTCCTGCGCGCTTCCCTCGCCAGCAAGCTCTGGCTCAGCCTCCTCGCCAGCGCTCGCTTCCGTGGCCGCTACGGCGACCGCCACGGAGCTCCACCCATGCTCGGCTTCCTCTACTCCTGGCCTGAGTACGCCGGTCCGGAGGACGAAGAACACAAGCCGCACTTCGTCTCGACCACGAAGTTCGCCCCACGTGTCCCCGACGACGAGTGGAGCGATCTGGCCTACGCTGCGTGGGACTGCCGCCATGGCCTCGTCCTCCTCGGGGATAGGTGCAGGTCGCCCATGGGGTTCGTCGTCTGGGACCCCATGACGGGCTGCAGGTGGGAGCTCGACGTGCCGACGGGATACATGTCCACTAAACAACGGGGGGCCGCTGCCGTGCTCTGTTCTATGGCTGGCTGCGACCACCGCGTGTGCCATGAGGGGTGCTTCCGGGTCGTCTTCATCAGCCTGGACCCGAAAAATGGTGTTGGTGTTGCACGCGCGGGCATCTTCTCCATGGAGAAGGGTGGGGTGAGCAAGCCGTGCTCTCCTCTTCATCTTGACGATGGAGCAACCATCGACCAAATGCCATCTGTCCTCGTCCAAGACGCACTTCACTTCATGGTTCGGCAACCTCAACCTTATGTAGCACGAGCAATTCTCAAGTACGACTTGGGCTTTGATAGCTTATCGCTGATTCATGTGCCGCCGGAGTTGACTACGACTGTTGGTAGCACCATCCTCATGGCGATGGAGGATGGAAGTTTGGGGATTGCTGGGATTACACACGAGGATAAGTTTATCCTCCACCTCTGGTCCAAGCAGATGGGTTCTGACGGAGTTGAGGCATGGACTCACCGTAGAGCTGTAGATCTCAAGGAATTCCTCCCCATTCAAAATACCAAGAAAAGAGTTATTAGACTGATTGGATCTATGGAGGGCAGTGATATCATTTTCGTTACCACAGATCTTGGCATCTACGAGATTAATCTCAAGTCATTACGGTGGAAGAAGCTATTGAAGAGAGAAAGGTTCCGTGCCTTGATTCCGTATGTGAGTTTCTGCAATCCACAAGGTATATGTCCTTTCTTTTGGGTTTTTGGAAACATTTCTTGTATAAATAACAATACATTAATCATGGCAACAAAATGTCATGTTTAATTAGATCAAAAGTTATATATATTTGATGTTTCACTTAGTATAAACATAGATCTTGAAGTTTGGAATATGCGTATGCATGTGCCCGAACAAACTTTGAGTGATATGTAACACACAAATGTTACGCCTCCCTAATTGGCAATATTATATAACATCACTTCATCTCCTTTCTTGAATCACACACTAACAAATCTATATTTGCAGAAAGGGTGAGCACAAGCGATGCGGCTCATTGATGACAGAGAGTAGTTGAATATGCTTAATGGCACGAGGCCACTAACATAATTTCGAGGTGGTGGGGTCTTGTGATGAGTTATGCACTATTTAGTTGCTGGTATGTGCAATGGTGTATGTTTTCTCACCTCGTTGGTGGTTTTCATGAGTGACCTTGTTAATTTCCTCGTGTTAGTGGAATGTGTAAGTGGGTGAATGAATTGTCTTCGTAATGAACAGCTAATTTTTGTAGCATTAACTCTGATGTTTAATTTACTGGAAAATGCATTTGTAGACAATATCTTAGTGTTCCCATATTCTAATAAAATTGTACTACAATTTACACTCCCAGTTTTGATCAAATCTCTAAATTCATCTCCCAAAAGGTACATAGCTCATTTCATTATGTGTTGCATCTTTTTTGCCTGCAGAATATGGTGCCCATGTAGACATAGATGCCCCATGTAGTATGATGAACATATTCATATGTTCAATCATAGAGTGTAAGGCTATAGTGATCACTGCAACTGTCTTGGTTTATCATACTTTCCAAATGTTCACAGATTTTACTTAATTCTTGGACAAGCTCTTTTTTTGTTCAAA
This genomic window contains:
- the LOC109739731 gene encoding uncharacterized protein; the protein is MPPPPPPVLSLPDELIEEVFFRLPPDEPEHLARASLACKLWLGLLTGPTFRRRYRDFHGAPPMMGFLYSWRLFSRQRSEDPLVPQFLPTTKFGARIPDDGWGDSKCAVLDCRHGRVLLGDYDEHMPLLVWDPMTGCRTKLESPQRYNMPSTTELGGAAVLCAVTGCDHRACHQGPFRVVFFGMSTHDGDHCTIHVSVSSPETGEWSEPCPGLDLGIDSFMVPVPPVVIQDALYFIHNIPNLRVGILKYDMGSNCLSQIDAPRAWAVSDDATILMAMKDDSLGFAQVNRLTLYLWSRKMGFDGLASWTKHRVINLKNLLPIQNPDKRLRLVGSVEGRDIVFVTTELGIYEIDLKSLQWKKLWKREKFLRLIPYMSFHNPHVLDFWLCNIYGTYRLAVATAMQFRIQENDI
- the LOC109739732 gene encoding uncharacterized protein; its protein translation is MPQTLPDDLLEEVFLRLPPGEPEHLLRASLASKLWLSLLASARFRGRYGDRHGAPPMLGFLYSWPEYAGPEDEEHKPHFVSTTKFAPRVPDDEWSDLAYAAWDCRHGLVLLGDRCRSPMGFVVWDPMTGCRWELDVPTGYMSTKQRGAAAVLCSMAGCDHRVCHEGCFRVVFISLDPKNGVGVARAGIFSMEKGGVSKPCSPLHLDDGATIDQMPSVLVQDALHFMVRQPQPYVARAILKYDLGFDSLSLIHVPPELTTTVGSTILMAMEDGSLGIAGITHEDKFILHLWSKQMGSDGVEAWTHRRAVDLKEFLPIQNTKKRVIRLIGSMEGSDIIFVTTDLGIYEINLKSLRWKKLLKRERFRALIPYVSFCNPQERVSTSDAAH